The following are from one region of the Bradyrhizobium sediminis genome:
- a CDS encoding ABC transporter ATP-binding protein — MTGPVLLSVEGVAVDLPTPRGNLRAVDQVDLVVGAGRTLGIVGESGCGKTMLSRAILQLLPKKAKLSGRVMFDGQNLVGMDPERLRKLRGRSLAVVFQDPMTSLNPVLTIGTQLIETLQEHLELDGQAAKMRSIELLAAVGIPAPEQRLMQYPHQLSGGMRQRVAIAIALSCEPKLLIADEPTTALDVTIQAQILDLLAREQRRRHMAMIIITHDLGVVAGRTDEVAVMYAGRVVERAPTPDLFKKMHMPYTEALLAAIPKLDTAPHTPLPAISGRPPDPTRPIKGCSFSPRCRYAAGLCHQEKPRLTVAETPDHQFACFHPILAPAGAGA, encoded by the coding sequence GTGACCGGACCCGTGCTGCTTTCGGTCGAGGGGGTTGCGGTCGATCTGCCGACGCCGCGCGGCAATCTTCGCGCGGTGGATCAGGTCGACCTCGTGGTCGGCGCCGGGCGGACGCTCGGCATCGTCGGCGAATCCGGTTGCGGCAAGACCATGCTGTCGCGCGCCATCCTGCAACTGCTGCCGAAAAAGGCAAAGCTTTCCGGCCGCGTGATGTTCGATGGGCAGAACCTCGTGGGCATGGATCCCGAACGCCTGCGCAAGCTGCGCGGACGGTCGCTCGCGGTGGTTTTCCAGGACCCGATGACCTCGCTCAATCCGGTGCTGACCATCGGCACGCAATTGATCGAGACGCTGCAGGAGCATCTCGAACTCGACGGCCAGGCCGCGAAAATGCGCAGCATCGAGTTGCTGGCAGCGGTCGGCATCCCCGCGCCGGAACAAAGACTGATGCAATACCCGCATCAGCTCTCCGGCGGCATGCGGCAGCGGGTCGCGATCGCGATCGCGCTGTCCTGCGAACCGAAGCTGTTGATCGCCGACGAGCCGACCACCGCGCTCGACGTCACCATCCAGGCGCAGATTCTCGATCTCTTGGCGCGCGAGCAGCGCCGCCGCCACATGGCGATGATCATCATCACCCACGATCTCGGCGTGGTGGCCGGCCGCACCGACGAGGTCGCGGTGATGTATGCCGGCCGCGTCGTCGAGCGCGCGCCGACGCCCGACCTGTTCAAGAAGATGCACATGCCCTACACCGAGGCGCTGCTGGCGGCGATCCCGAAGCTCGATACCGCGCCGCATACGCCGCTGCCGGCGATTTCCGGACGTCCGCCGGACCCGACCCGGCCGATCAAAGGCTGCTCGTTTTCGCCGCGCTGCCGCTATGCCGCAGGCCTCTGTCATCAGGAGAAGCCCCGGCTCACGGTTGCGGAAACCCCCGACCACCAATTCGCCTGCTTCCACCCGATTCTGGCGCCGGCAGGAGCTGGCGCGTGA
- a CDS encoding ABC transporter permease — MATLELSIDQDVAQAPTRRGRRLGPLFWVAIGWVIFVFAVAICADVLPLPSPTDMDMLEKRAPFSMAHWLGTDGLGRDELSRVIHGARISLVVGICAPIIGLTLGGALGMLAGYFRGRFESLVVGSMDVLLAFPPLILALAVTAYLGQSILNLTFILGVLGIPAFMRVARATTLTLARREFVIAAQALGATHARILLRELLPNVMLPLLAFFLLGVAVTIVVEGALSFLGLGVPPPISSWGSMIGEGRQSLEMAPRLAFIPAIAMFLTVLAFNLIGDTLRALTDPRQGAL, encoded by the coding sequence ATGGCCACGCTTGAACTCAGCATCGACCAGGATGTTGCACAAGCGCCAACGCGGCGGGGCCGCCGGCTCGGACCGCTTTTCTGGGTCGCGATCGGCTGGGTGATCTTCGTGTTTGCGGTGGCGATATGCGCCGATGTGCTGCCGTTGCCGAGCCCGACCGACATGGACATGCTGGAGAAGCGCGCGCCGTTCTCGATGGCCCACTGGTTGGGCACTGACGGCCTTGGCCGGGATGAATTGTCCCGGGTGATCCATGGAGCGCGGATATCGCTGGTCGTGGGGATTTGTGCGCCGATCATCGGGCTAACGCTCGGCGGCGCGCTCGGGATGCTGGCGGGCTATTTCCGCGGCCGGTTCGAGTCGCTGGTGGTCGGCAGCATGGACGTGCTGCTGGCGTTTCCGCCGTTGATCCTGGCGCTGGCCGTGACCGCCTATCTCGGACAATCAATCCTGAACCTCACCTTTATTCTGGGTGTGCTCGGCATTCCCGCTTTCATGCGGGTGGCGCGCGCCACCACGCTCACGCTGGCGCGGCGCGAATTCGTGATCGCGGCGCAGGCGCTCGGCGCGACGCATGCGCGCATCCTGCTGCGCGAACTGCTGCCCAACGTCATGCTGCCGCTGCTGGCGTTCTTTCTGCTCGGTGTCGCCGTCACCATCGTGGTCGAAGGGGCGCTGTCGTTCCTCGGGCTGGGCGTGCCGCCGCCGATATCGAGCTGGGGCAGCATGATCGGGGAGGGGCGCCAAAGTCTCGAGATGGCGCCCAGGCTCGCCTTCATTCCCGCGATCGCGATGTTCCTGACCGTGCTTGCCTTCAACCTGATCGGCGACACGCTGCGCGCCCTGACCGATCCGCGGCAGGGCGCGCTGTGA
- a CDS encoding ABC transporter permease, whose amino-acid sequence MLFFVARKFLYLVPVLIAVSLLTFLIASLLPGDLAYTILGDQATPETVAALRRDMGLDQPIWIRYFGWLGHVLQGDFGRSFRTGQTVLQAVSERLPISFELMILAEIMCLAIGIPLAIVCAARSGGPFDRFMTGTAFGMLSVPTFLSAILLIYLFAVELRWLPATGYVPFGEDPAANLRFMVLPALTLALAEWPGIMRVLRSDMIATLQEDYIALAKAKGLKASRILFVHALKPSSLTLVTITGINIGRLIGGAVIVETIFALPGIGRLLVGAIATRDLIILQGVVLLVGAGFVLMNFIVDMLYAALDPRIRHGHA is encoded by the coding sequence ATGCTGTTCTTTGTCGCGCGAAAGTTCCTGTACCTGGTACCGGTCCTGATCGCGGTATCGCTGCTGACATTCCTGATCGCCTCGCTTTTGCCGGGCGATCTCGCCTACACGATCCTCGGCGATCAGGCGACACCGGAAACGGTCGCGGCGTTGCGCCGCGACATGGGGTTGGATCAACCGATCTGGATCCGTTATTTCGGCTGGCTCGGTCACGTCCTGCAGGGCGATTTCGGCCGGTCGTTCCGCACCGGACAAACCGTGTTGCAGGCGGTGTCCGAGCGGCTTCCGATCTCGTTCGAACTGATGATCCTGGCCGAGATCATGTGCCTCGCGATCGGCATTCCGCTGGCGATAGTTTGCGCGGCGCGCAGCGGCGGCCCTTTCGATCGCTTCATGACCGGCACCGCCTTCGGCATGCTGTCGGTGCCGACCTTCCTGTCGGCCATCCTGCTGATCTATCTTTTCGCGGTGGAATTGCGCTGGCTGCCGGCGACCGGCTACGTGCCGTTCGGCGAGGATCCGGCCGCGAATCTGCGCTTCATGGTGTTGCCGGCCTTGACGCTGGCGCTTGCCGAGTGGCCGGGGATCATGCGCGTGCTGCGTTCCGACATGATCGCGACCCTCCAGGAGGACTATATCGCGCTGGCCAAGGCCAAGGGATTGAAGGCGTCGCGCATCCTGTTCGTGCATGCGCTGAAGCCCTCGTCGCTCACGCTGGTGACGATCACCGGAATCAACATTGGACGGTTGATCGGTGGCGCGGTGATCGTGGAGACGATTTTTGCGCTGCCTGGAATAGGCCGGCTTCTTGTCGGCGCGATCGCCACGCGCGACCTAATCATCCTGCAGGGCGTGGTGTTGCTGGTCGGTGCAGGATTCGTGCTGATGAACTTCATCGTCGATATGCTCTACGCCGCTCTTGATCCAAGGATCCGTCATGGCCACGCTTGA
- a CDS encoding ABC transporter substrate-binding protein encodes MTAAIRGRTLAQIFHVAAFGVALAASPASAQKQGGSITVGLELDISGFDPLKVGVFDTAAGTAAAAIFDTLTYLDDKGVAQPKLALSWTHSDDFKTWTFKLRPGVKFHDGTPFNAQAVKENYDRQKDPANKCRCAFYVAFINNVQAPDDLTVVFNLNDPSVNLPAIVSPPGANFVVQSPTAWKTKGADYNRNPVGTGPYIPKSWIAGDRMVLEKNPDYWDKGRIYLDRIILKPLPDAQSRFASLQSGEADIVWDDEYDADNIQRAEKDPKLKVHTYAGSGAAVAAFNTKVAPLDDVRVRQALVMALDRKKMSQALTNGLARPASNPYGDGSWVKCKDDGALPYDLEKAKALIKDYGKPVDFKMLFTATPRGRAGGQVLQQFWKQAGANMEIEQVDQATFPPRAFMRQFQVIGWRIVDLADPDVQMYANFHTGSPVALANYSNPELDKLLEHARVTADQDKRIEDYCAISRHINQQALWFWTFQNTYYAMSNAKVKGLPKMYSGVIDVSRVWLE; translated from the coding sequence ATGACAGCGGCAATCCGCGGGCGCACGCTTGCGCAGATATTTCATGTAGCGGCATTTGGCGTTGCCTTGGCTGCAAGCCCCGCCAGCGCCCAGAAGCAGGGCGGCAGCATCACTGTGGGGCTCGAGCTCGATATTTCCGGTTTCGATCCGCTGAAGGTCGGCGTGTTTGATACGGCCGCGGGAACGGCGGCCGCGGCGATCTTCGACACGCTCACCTATCTCGACGACAAGGGCGTGGCGCAGCCGAAGCTCGCGCTGTCCTGGACGCACTCGGACGATTTCAAGACCTGGACGTTCAAGCTGCGGCCCGGGGTCAAGTTTCACGACGGCACGCCTTTCAATGCCCAGGCGGTCAAGGAGAATTACGACCGTCAGAAGGATCCGGCCAACAAGTGCCGATGCGCGTTCTACGTCGCGTTCATTAACAATGTGCAGGCGCCTGACGACCTGACGGTCGTATTCAATCTGAACGATCCGTCGGTAAATCTGCCCGCGATCGTATCGCCTCCCGGTGCGAACTTCGTGGTCCAGTCGCCGACGGCGTGGAAGACCAAGGGCGCCGACTACAACCGCAATCCCGTCGGTACCGGTCCCTATATCCCGAAGTCATGGATCGCTGGCGACCGCATGGTGCTGGAAAAGAATCCGGACTACTGGGACAAGGGCCGTATCTATCTTGACCGGATCATTCTGAAGCCGCTGCCGGATGCGCAGTCGCGCTTCGCCAGTCTGCAGTCGGGTGAGGCCGATATCGTCTGGGATGATGAGTACGACGCGGACAATATTCAGCGGGCGGAAAAGGATCCGAAGCTGAAGGTGCATACCTATGCGGGCTCCGGCGCCGCGGTCGCCGCTTTCAACACCAAGGTCGCGCCGTTAGACGATGTCCGCGTGCGCCAGGCGCTGGTGATGGCGCTTGATCGCAAAAAGATGTCGCAGGCTCTCACCAATGGCCTCGCCCGGCCGGCCTCCAACCCCTATGGCGACGGCTCATGGGTGAAGTGCAAGGATGACGGCGCGCTGCCCTACGATCTTGAAAAGGCCAAGGCGTTGATCAAGGACTACGGCAAGCCGGTCGATTTCAAGATGCTCTTCACCGCGACGCCGCGCGGACGTGCCGGCGGTCAGGTTTTGCAGCAGTTCTGGAAGCAGGCCGGCGCCAATATGGAGATCGAACAGGTCGACCAGGCCACGTTCCCTCCACGCGCCTTCATGCGCCAGTTCCAGGTGATAGGGTGGCGGATCGTCGATCTCGCCGATCCCGACGTCCAGATGTATGCCAATTTCCACACCGGCAGCCCGGTCGCGCTGGCCAACTACTCGAATCCGGAGCTCGACAAGCTGCTGGAGCATGCCCGGGTCACCGCCGATCAGGACAAGCGGATCGAGGATTACTGCGCGATCAGCCGGCACATCAACCAGCAGGCGCTCTGGTTCTGGACCTTCCAGAACACCTATTACGCGATGTCGAACGCAAAGGTTAAGGGTCTGCCGAAGATGTACAGCGGAGTGATCGACGTATCCCGCGTCTGGCTGGAATAA